A portion of the Rhodococcus pseudokoreensis genome contains these proteins:
- a CDS encoding phosphotransferase, protein MAQLGEIDFVERWFRERLAKIDPQATDIRIDSVERLSRGVSRETWSAAGTVCTAGVWTPRQFIVRRDHASGSVIPTPLQTEYDVYRLLRDSEIPTSTALWFEDDAEWCPDARPAYVRSHVSGDWRLPFIGNTDEAYDDVRIAASKEHLDKLALVHTADWKGLGFGDIFAVPASPADCAENLIRANLAQLAQFQFEPSPALAEGVARLLQVAPKDCPHITLCKGTNGHGEEVWSDGRIVAMSDWELAALGDPAYDFAQIQEMIPEIERHGRRLWGLPEALAYYHARTGIEVTVERIDYYRDLYGLLQFLYTHHAAAQVRRQQRPPLRFVWNAAEIGFHSEVRLAATFGSAPGKVRSSQ, encoded by the coding sequence ATGGCACAACTCGGGGAAATCGACTTCGTCGAGCGGTGGTTCCGCGAACGACTCGCCAAGATCGATCCGCAGGCGACCGATATTCGAATCGACTCGGTCGAGCGGCTTTCGCGGGGTGTGTCGCGCGAAACATGGTCGGCGGCCGGCACCGTATGCACTGCCGGAGTATGGACACCGCGGCAGTTCATCGTCCGGCGCGACCACGCCAGTGGGAGTGTCATCCCGACCCCGCTGCAGACCGAGTACGACGTCTACCGGCTTCTGCGTGATTCGGAAATTCCCACGTCAACGGCGCTGTGGTTCGAAGACGACGCCGAGTGGTGCCCGGACGCGAGACCTGCGTACGTTCGCTCGCACGTCTCCGGCGACTGGAGGCTACCCTTCATCGGCAACACCGACGAGGCCTACGACGACGTCCGAATTGCCGCGTCGAAGGAACATCTCGACAAGCTCGCACTCGTGCACACCGCCGACTGGAAAGGTCTCGGGTTCGGCGACATCTTCGCGGTACCGGCCTCTCCGGCGGATTGCGCGGAGAACCTGATTCGCGCAAACCTGGCTCAGCTGGCTCAATTTCAGTTCGAGCCGAGCCCGGCGCTTGCCGAAGGCGTCGCTCGCCTTCTACAGGTGGCGCCGAAGGACTGCCCGCACATCACGCTGTGCAAGGGAACCAACGGTCACGGCGAGGAGGTCTGGTCGGACGGGCGCATCGTGGCGATGTCCGACTGGGAACTCGCCGCGCTCGGTGATCCGGCGTACGACTTCGCCCAGATTCAGGAAATGATCCCCGAAATCGAACGGCACGGACGGCGCCTCTGGGGTCTTCCCGAGGCGCTGGCCTACTACCACGCCCGCACCGGCATCGAGGTCACCGTCGAGCGGATCGATTATTACCGAGACCTGTACGGGCTGCTGCAGTTTCTGTACACACACCACGCGGCCGCCCAGGTCCGACGTCAACAGCGGCCCCCGTTGCGGTTCGTGTGGAACGCCGCCGAGATCGG
- a CDS encoding nuclear transport factor 2 family protein, giving the protein MITPLSPQAAETWQLLADRAAAEQNPRLRANLEVVARHVEAEVRGDVPTLMATLVAEPRYQVWGASASVGPQGYDEVANFYRAAIEIGKNRLEFEISRVMVDDDTVLTEGIFRHAYSGAMLTARGHDGLQDDASTWFLVEYQALIVWPISADGLILGEDMYAGEAPRIVRPLGAGELDHLGPVDRA; this is encoded by the coding sequence ATGATCACCCCATTGAGCCCACAGGCCGCCGAGACGTGGCAACTCCTCGCAGATCGCGCGGCCGCAGAGCAGAACCCGCGGCTACGCGCGAATCTGGAGGTCGTGGCACGGCATGTGGAGGCCGAAGTTCGAGGCGATGTGCCCACACTGATGGCGACCCTTGTGGCAGAACCGCGGTATCAGGTCTGGGGCGCCTCGGCGAGCGTGGGACCGCAGGGTTATGACGAGGTGGCGAACTTCTACCGGGCGGCGATCGAGATCGGGAAGAACCGGCTCGAGTTCGAGATTTCCCGGGTCATGGTGGACGACGACACAGTCCTCACCGAGGGCATCTTCCGCCACGCATATTCGGGCGCCATGCTGACCGCTCGTGGCCACGACGGTCTACAGGACGATGCGAGCACGTGGTTTCTCGTGGAGTACCAGGCGCTGATCGTCTGGCCGATCAGCGCTGACGGGCTGATCCTGGGTGAAGACATGTATGCAGGCGAAGCGCCCCGAATCGTGCGGCCGCTCGGCGCGGGCGAACTCGATCACCTCGGCCCCGTCGACCGCGCCTGA
- a CDS encoding SDR family NAD(P)-dependent oxidoreductase: MSTALVTGAGQGIGRAIARRLTEDGYSVIVVDLDAETAKATAADVGGRAAACDISDPDAVHELAATVDELDVLVNNAGIFPAASLADVDIAQFRRVMDVNVVGPLLLTQQLLPQLTASGGSVVNIASMAAKVPTPGTGAYSPSKAAVVSLTKLCAVEFAQSGVRFNAVAPGGVATEGAAAATADPAREERFNALVPLGRRAAPEDIADVVSFFASKDARYVTGQVLYVDGGLSEATVRFLQAAQRG; the protein is encoded by the coding sequence GTGAGTACAGCGTTGGTCACGGGCGCGGGGCAGGGCATCGGACGCGCGATCGCGCGACGATTGACCGAAGACGGATACTCCGTCATCGTCGTCGATCTGGATGCAGAGACGGCGAAGGCGACGGCCGCGGACGTCGGTGGTCGAGCGGCGGCGTGCGACATATCGGACCCGGACGCAGTGCACGAGCTCGCGGCGACCGTGGACGAGCTCGATGTGCTGGTGAACAACGCCGGCATCTTCCCCGCAGCGTCGCTGGCGGATGTCGACATCGCGCAGTTCCGCCGCGTGATGGACGTCAACGTGGTGGGCCCGCTGCTCCTCACTCAGCAACTGCTTCCCCAATTGACGGCGTCCGGCGGCTCGGTGGTCAACATCGCGTCGATGGCGGCGAAGGTGCCGACACCGGGGACCGGCGCCTACTCACCGTCGAAGGCAGCCGTGGTGTCGTTGACCAAGCTCTGTGCGGTGGAATTCGCCCAGTCCGGTGTGCGATTCAACGCCGTGGCTCCCGGCGGAGTGGCCACGGAAGGGGCTGCAGCTGCGACGGCCGACCCCGCCCGTGAGGAACGGTTCAATGCGCTGGTGCCGCTGGGCCGCAGGGCCGCGCCCGAAGATATCGCGGACGTGGTGTCCTTCTTCGCGTCGAAGGACGCCCGGTACGTAACGGGGCAGGTGCTGTACGTCGACGGTGGTCTGTCGGAAGCCACGGTGCGATTCCTCCAAGCCGCGCAGCGGGGCTGA